The Solanum dulcamara chromosome 2, daSolDulc1.2, whole genome shotgun sequence region ACATGGAACATgtgagtcccccatgggttctggCCCACTAGTCAAATGTAATAaccctgaaggttatttttggtaatttttgtaaaataattattttacccCTCTCAGTAGTTGCTCCAAGTCATATTTGATCAGTATCCGGAGTTGGTTTCAAAAAATTCCTTGaaaagttgtgatttttggtaatctttgagttttagaggcttaagttgcttaaaagtggtatttgaggtcatccAAAGTTTCGAATTTCAGAATAGAATTTCACCAATTCTATTAGCTccgaaatgttgattttggtataggaGAGTTGACGGAATCAGATTCGGGGTTATATCGTGTATTTGAGGCGTTGAGTTGTAAATCTTTGAGTTTTTGGACATAGAGTTGACTTAGGTCAACATTCGATGATCAGATGTTCAGAACTGAATTTTAATGACTCTGTTGAATTCGAGAGATGATTTAATGCCTAGGGAGAGTCCCTATGTATTTTTTGCATGCTCCAATGGTGTTTTGGTCATTTAGGGCACAAAGTTAGTTTAATAGTGACTTTTTAGATTCTGGGTCAAagagacctcaaatttgaattttgatggtttcattgagtccagaatgtcgAAATTAGTATGttagcatatatggtttgtttgtacgggattccgaatgaatcccgagggtTGATTCAGAGACTTTGTGATTTTGTGGAATTTCTAACTAATGAGTTATAGTGCGATCGCGATCGCGAAGGGCCTATCGCTTTCGCAACATCCTCTTTAGCAGAGGCCCCTCACTTTCACGAAGGGAGGCATTTTATTGGGGATTGCTTAAGTGAACACTGGATAGCGATCGCAAAGCTCGCAAAAGCGATCTATGGTTCGCGAAAGTGAGACCTGATGGGGTTTAAGGTCGGGGTTTAGTCTTTTTCCCCATTTTCAAACCTTGAGAACTCGGAAAGGTGAGTTTTGAGGTGGGATTTCTTGTCTTATTGATTGGGTAAATGTTCTTAACCAATAATCTACATTACCCATCCATCATATCATGTTTTTAGCTTAGAATTGAGGATTTTAGACCCCAAATTTTGaggatttcttcaagaagtGGAAATTCCTGCAATTTTTGCAGATTTGGCCATTGATGTCAGTAAGTGGGCTAAGATATCCAAACAAGTTATCCAAATTAGCATCATCTTAATTTCTTTTTCTCCCTCTCTCCCTCCCTTATAAATATAGGTAGCTAGAAGAAGATATCTGATCACAGATGCAAGCAAGTTAATTAAGTCAGTAGTACTCACAAACTTAGCTAATATGAAGTTGTTGATGATAATTATGTTTTTCTTGATTAGTCTTGTTTCTCCCCGTCGTCCTGTTACCCCTCAACCAGATTATCAATTTATGCAATATGTCGTTCAATGGCCCCCGACTTTGTGCAGGGTAGAAAAGTGCAAACCCGATAAGGTTACGGAAGGATTCTCCCTTCACGACCTCTGGCCGGCAAATGCAAAAGGAGAAAGCTTAAAATGTGAACGTGCAAATTTTGATATCACACGTTTTCAAATAAACAAAATGGTAGTGTGctgctattttttttctttcttaattattgattaatttgtactactttaattttataattgttTTGCAGATGGAAAATGATTTAATCTTAGAAGGCAATCTCAAAATTATGTAGCCAAATTTGATAGAGGGCGTCCTGGGTACGATAGAGGTTTTTGGATTGGCCAATGGTGTAAACATTGATGTTGTAGCTCGACAACGGTCCACATTACAAATTACTTCCGTGCGGGCGAATAACGTAACgaagaaaaatcaaattgaGGCGCACTTGAAGGCTGCTGGAATTACACCATCAAATAGCACTCTTATAAATAAGGTGTATATTATCACGGCTCTTTACCCACTTGTTGAAATAAAAACAATGTGTATATCTCGTGTATAAATAATAGTACACACTATCTCCTATGGGAGATACACCTTTGTCTAGACAGGAAAGTGAAGATATTCACTTCATGTCCCCCAAGTACAGAGAGGAGAGGTTGTAATCGCCCCAAATTAGTCCTTCCCGCCCCGCCGCAAATTAACCCCAGTTTCTGATGTAGACTTGAATGAGTAATAAAGCCATATACTtatatattattagtatatcttttttttttttgcttaatttctctttctttattaAGATATATAGATTGAAAATCTAAACGTATATTGACTCAATATATTCACATAATTGTATGGTGGAGCTATTGAACTCTCTATCGTTAAAATCTATAATTGGTTACAGTCTTGGCATAGGAAAGAGAAATTCCATTGGGACAATAGAGAACTAATATATGAGCTATAAAAGATCATCGATCACTATCCTATTTGCTCTGTGTAGATACATTATGCTAAACTAAACATAAATTAGATAGAGAAATTGACATTTGGGTGAAAGTTAAAAGGAGCAACAAACGTGAAAGTTCTGAACGACCAACGCCATAGTCAGAGGGAAGAAAAAGAACAGTAGAAGCTACTAAAAACTTCACAGAAAAATCGAGTCTAATAAGAAAAATGCACCCAATGTTTATGCCAAATCGATCAATAAATACATCTCATGTGTCATCTTTTCTCTTACACTTTaccaagtatatatatatatatatatatatatatatatatatatatatataaaaattaattatctataaaTACAAAAACTATTAATACTTATTCACTTGCATTCAAACTCCATAAACAACAAATTTCAAGCATTAGAAGAATTCACTTTAATTTGACTCAtaataaacaaatgaaaaaCAAACGTAATTAAGTCATCTCAGTTGTAACTTGTAATTAGCTAAATTTGTAATTACACTAAATATTCATTTAAGAGGACTACCAAAAAAGCCACAAAGGATCTTTTTTCTACTAAGCAACTAAATTAGCTAAATCTTAAACACCATGTGCCCAAGCAAGTCTTTAAATATTTAACAGCACAAAATGTTCATTTAAGAGGAGAGTTACGAAGAAAGCAACaaaggatatttttttttactatcttCCTTGAGCTAAACAACATATGCCCTCTTTAAACATTAAACAGCTAATATATAGCACTTAATTTTTAATCTTACCCTGCATATAAatagtcattttatttttgggCTGAAATTTACTTCCAATGGAATCTGAAGCCTCCAATGTTCCATCAAATTTGAACATGACAATTCCTATTCCATCAGTAGAACTCGTCAGTGAAATCCTTTCGAGGCTTCCAGTAaaatttctcttgaaatttAGGTCTGTTTCGAAATCTTGGCTTTCTTTAATCTCTAGCTCTGAATTTATCAAGAATCATCTGAATTTATCGGCTAATAACAAGGAAGACACCCACCATGTACTTATTTTGGATGTTGGTGGAGGGAAATGGAATTATAAGGGATTTCCTCttaaatctttattttatgACTCTGTTACTGAGCCTCTTGAATTGGATTTTCCCATTGAAAAAAACAATCATTGGCACTATGTTAAGGGTTCTTGCAATGGATTGGTTTATCTTTCCGATTATTGCCTAGAATATTCCCTTTTATGGAATCCAACTACTAGAAAGCACAAGGATTTGCCTCCTTTTAGACCTAGAGCCAAAAAAACCGAACCCGCATTTGGCTTTGGATATGATGAGCTCCATGATGATTATAAAGTAGTGATTATTTCTTATAATTATACTATTCGCACTTCAGATGACATTGAGGTCAAAGTATATAGTCTAAAGAGTGATTCTTGGACTAGTGTTGATTATTGTGATGAGGGGAtattctttatcaaaaaaagtCCTGGTTATTGTGGGGAGATATTAATTGATAATGGTTTTTTGGGTGGGAAGCTTTATTGGGGTACTTCTATTTCTGATCCTAATCCTAATGTGCATAACAGCAGGAACATTATGGCTTTTGATTTAGCTAATGAGAAGTGGGAAAAGGTGGAGGAGCCCTCCTATGGAGAAAGAGAGACTGAATTGCTTGTGGGAAAGTTGGGAAGTGATCTTTGTGTCTTTATTGATTATAAGACAATTCATATAGGTGTTTGGGTTATGAAAGAGTATGAGGTTAAAGAATCTTGGATAAATATGTTTACCATCCCATATCCAAATGATCCAGAATGGTTTCCAAACTTTTTTATGTCAAATAAAGGTAAAATATTGTCGGTGTCTGGAGCAACTTTCATGATATACAATTCAACAGACGACTCATTCAGATATTCATGTGTTACTAACTGTCATGACGGTCAATATGCCCAATTCTACCTTGAAAGCCTAGTTTGCCCTTTATCAACCCAAGGGGCAGAGAATGCGGAAAAAGCTCATATTAAAAAATCTAGTAACAAATAACTTTGTAAGAGTACTTtattctcaagttctttcaaattctatttGTTATTTCAAATATAGAATTAGACACTCATGTGAAGGATCTCCTTAAACTATATTGCTTCTGGACTAGTTTTGGCGTGCTCCTTGCTGCTAATAGCTAGATGTATATTTTCTTCAGGCCTAACTtgtcatatttttttacttttttggtgATTTCTTTCACTTTGACAGTAACACTGACATAAGCAGGACTGCATTACAAGGATGAAGAATTTAGGAAGCTAATTTTAGCTACTTTGATCATGAGGGTGGGGGTGGGAAtaacaaagagaaaaaaacataaGAGAGAGACTTTTGGGATAAACTTCGTTTAATAGAGTCCTATCTATTCTAAGGTAGTGTAGATTGAAGTGCAAGCTTTTGTGTGCTGTTGGGTCTTCTGAATTTAGCGAGGGAGATAAACATATGTACTTAGCTTCATTTTCATTGctattcttgttgttgttttctCTTACATGTGTTGTCAAATGATTTTGAGAAACTATTAAGGTATGAGCatttttattcttgtttttgTGTAAAGCACGGGATAAGAATATGATTGAGAAGCTAAAATATTGTTTGTAAGAAAGAGAATCTCTTTCTTGTTTGATTCTTCCTAACTAGCAATGGAATAGGATGGTCATTTGGTTAGTTGGTAAAACTGTATTGAAAATTAAAATGGATGATAAAACTCTCCAGTTGATAAATTGTTGgcttttgtttcatatttagAAGATTGTCATCatgttatattatttttcaactCTCGATCCTGAactgatttttcttttctgctctttgctttgaacttcttttaCAGATTAGATGTCGAAAAGGTTGTGAATGACCTTGTAAGAGTTTGTTGTGTTCTCAATTAGCTTATCTTTAGCATGTCTAACTGCATTTGTTACATTTTTCAATCAGCTTCCTGTTTCCCATATTCTTGAATCGGATACTACTTTCTTGGAGGTATTACTAAAAGGGAAGTGG contains the following coding sequences:
- the LOC129873063 gene encoding F-box protein CPR1-like, which translates into the protein MESEASNVPSNLNMTIPIPSVELVSEILSRLPVKFLLKFRSVSKSWLSLISSSEFIKNHLNLSANNKEDTHHVLILDVGGGKWNYKGFPLKSLFYDSVTEPLELDFPIEKNNHWHYVKGSCNGLVYLSDYCLEYSLLWNPTTRKHKDLPPFRPRAKKTEPAFGFGYDELHDDYKVVIISYNYTIRTSDDIEVKVYSLKSDSWTSVDYCDEGIFFIKKSPGYCGEILIDNGFLGGKLYWGTSISDPNPNVHNSRNIMAFDLANEKWEKVEEPSYGERETELLVGKLGSDLCVFIDYKTIHIGVWVMKEYEVKESWINMFTIPYPNDPEWFPNFFMSNKGKILSVSGATFMIYNSTDDSFRYSCVTNCHDGQYAQFYLESLVCPLSTQGAENAEKAHIKKSSNK